A window of Luteolibacter flavescens contains these coding sequences:
- a CDS encoding PEP-CTERM sorting domain-containing protein has translation MKATLRSRLIPATAAIGVLLSLATAEAAVVSYYVGVDTMQTIASGEFAGMANPNYNRLTFLYAHPNESAPASSHYHSKGIYRYQPTTGVSPVIEQSPSNYLPEGSNPPLTFTSGSGLYSGVTIALEDPGNHFSLIDFGDTSSLSGHAAGTVENYLFNSSAGRYAGSLGGADIHLVLVSMTEGLNIGSDSAFSIGLTNPGDELHLGGSVNFSPVFWLDANAGAGDYVARFKLVDEEGIFGDSGEFEFRFNAVPEPSSALLAGAAVLCGLVRRRR, from the coding sequence ATGAAAGCGACCCTTCGATCCCGTCTCATCCCCGCCACCGCAGCCATCGGCGTGCTCCTCTCCCTGGCCACGGCCGAGGCCGCGGTGGTCAGCTACTATGTCGGCGTGGACACCATGCAGACGATCGCTTCCGGTGAATTCGCCGGGATGGCGAATCCCAACTACAACCGTCTCACTTTCCTCTACGCCCACCCTAACGAATCCGCTCCCGCGAGCAGCCACTACCACTCGAAGGGGATCTACCGCTATCAACCGACGACGGGTGTCTCGCCGGTGATCGAGCAGAGCCCGTCGAACTACCTGCCGGAGGGCAGCAATCCGCCGCTCACCTTCACCTCCGGCAGCGGACTCTATAGCGGCGTGACCATCGCTCTGGAAGACCCGGGCAATCACTTCAGCCTGATCGACTTCGGCGACACCAGCTCGCTAAGCGGCCACGCTGCGGGCACGGTGGAGAACTATCTCTTCAACTCCTCCGCGGGCCGCTATGCAGGCAGCTTGGGCGGCGCGGACATCCACCTCGTGCTCGTCTCGATGACCGAGGGGCTGAATATCGGCAGCGACTCGGCCTTCAGCATCGGGCTGACGAATCCGGGCGATGAGCTTCATCTGGGTGGGAGCGTGAATTTCTCGCCGGTCTTCTGGCTGGATGCGAATGCAGGCGCCGGTGACTACGTCGCGCGCTTCAAGCTGGTGGACGAGGAGGGCATCTTCGGTGACTCGGGTGAGTTCGAGTTCCGCTTCAATGCCGTGCCGGAGCCGTCGTCGGCATTGCTCGCCGGTGCGGCGGTGCTTTGCGGGCTGGTGCGTCGCCGCCGTTGA
- a CDS encoding DUF456 domain-containing protein, which translates to MWEAITQWWEAFMHWGGWGTVGSGLAWIVTSCLLIAGLIGCIIPILPGHLILLMAAIAHRLMLGREESGMEWWTFVILTLLMAISQALEFAAGAAGTKWFGGTKWGAWGALVGGIVGMFFFPLGLILGPLIGAFVLEKWGAKQELKPAAVSGVGSVVGTVAGMGMKLAIGIVMILWFFIDCFWIG; encoded by the coding sequence ATGTGGGAGGCAATCACGCAGTGGTGGGAAGCATTCATGCACTGGGGCGGCTGGGGCACCGTGGGGAGCGGACTGGCATGGATCGTCACTTCTTGCCTCCTGATCGCCGGTTTGATCGGCTGCATCATTCCCATCCTGCCCGGTCACCTCATCCTCCTGATGGCCGCCATCGCCCACCGCCTGATGCTCGGGCGCGAGGAATCCGGCATGGAATGGTGGACCTTCGTCATTCTCACGCTGCTGATGGCGATCTCACAGGCCCTTGAATTCGCGGCCGGTGCGGCGGGCACGAAGTGGTTTGGTGGCACGAAATGGGGAGCCTGGGGCGCGCTGGTCGGCGGCATCGTCGGCATGTTCTTTTTTCCGCTCGGCCTCATCCTCGGCCCGCTCATCGGGGCGTTCGTCCTGGAAAAATGGGGCGCAAAGCAAGAGCTGAAGCCTGCCGCGGTCTCCGGCGTCGGCTCCGTGGTCGGCACCGTCGCCGGCATGGGCATGAAGCTCGCCATCGGGATCGTGATGATCCTGTGGTTCTTCATCGACTGCTTCTGGATCGGCTGA
- a CDS encoding DUF6797 domain-containing protein yields MRPYHLAPIVLAAAAMPSQAANWYEEMQLGPAWANSFAGTFDGQEQVAAVKGVLVDLGDGNRALFDTETLRVVTVYKGGVHWGGTPWTGAHGQLVKTANEKDFLFNTVPGPGWANETGSFEDKRTSMSFTLYTAKRDASQVTAACGNIPHAQYKGFYRHGSRIVFEYTVNGTHVLEHLQSGPDGFVRHFEVAAHDKPLSLIAADDSGAFTAEKGGAKSASGLSVATGGTGAVLAPAADKASRLVATLAPSDKATTFTISYARGGAAKSVAPFNVTGATKGGEGLWKDVITTKGQVSTDKKSPWVTDTLTLPEDNPWKANIRFGGFDFIDEDSAALSTWNGDVWVVKGLKGDWSKLAWKRYAAGLFEPLGVKVVDGAIFVHGRDQITKLSDLNKDGEADRFECFFNGVAVSPNFHEFAFDLQTDSNGDFYFSKAAPVRPGGRGFDTIFPHHGTVMRLSKDASSFEVVATGLRAPGGVGVGPNGEITTGENEGSWQPCCKINYMKKDQRPLFFGTEPSRQGLKDAKYTEPLCYLPMDVDNSGGSQVWVPKGVKFGLKEGEMIHLSYGQSTLYRVLFSDVGDTLQGGVVKIPAKLGSSAMRARFHKDGSLYVAGFRGWQTNAAAECAVQRVRYTGATVTIPDKLEITEKGVRIHFETELDEELATDPESYSAQRWDYVRGPQYGSGEFSVDNVDKPAREVALQKESKEHHKRDTVKVTAARLLKDGKTVEIDLEGHKPSMSLKVAWDLEDADGEVLQGDIHCTVRAMGK; encoded by the coding sequence ATGCGCCCGTATCACCTCGCACCAATAGTCCTCGCCGCCGCTGCCATGCCTTCACAGGCCGCCAACTGGTATGAGGAAATGCAACTCGGCCCGGCATGGGCCAATTCCTTCGCCGGAACCTTCGACGGCCAGGAGCAAGTCGCTGCCGTGAAGGGCGTTCTCGTGGATCTGGGCGATGGAAATCGCGCCCTCTTCGACACCGAGACCCTGCGCGTCGTCACCGTTTACAAGGGCGGCGTCCACTGGGGCGGCACGCCATGGACCGGTGCCCACGGCCAGCTCGTGAAGACCGCGAACGAGAAGGACTTCCTTTTCAACACCGTGCCCGGACCGGGCTGGGCGAATGAAACCGGCAGCTTCGAGGACAAGCGCACGAGCATGTCCTTCACGCTCTACACCGCGAAGCGCGACGCCAGCCAGGTGACCGCCGCCTGCGGAAACATCCCGCACGCCCAGTACAAGGGCTTCTACCGCCACGGCAGCCGTATCGTCTTCGAATACACGGTGAATGGCACCCACGTGCTGGAGCACCTCCAGTCCGGCCCGGATGGCTTCGTCCGTCACTTCGAAGTGGCCGCGCACGACAAGCCGCTCTCGCTGATCGCCGCGGATGACAGCGGTGCCTTCACCGCCGAAAAGGGCGGCGCGAAGTCCGCTTCCGGCCTGTCCGTCGCCACCGGCGGCACCGGTGCCGTGCTCGCCCCCGCCGCCGACAAGGCCTCCCGCCTCGTCGCGACGCTCGCTCCTTCCGACAAGGCGACCACCTTCACCATCTCCTACGCACGCGGCGGTGCAGCCAAGTCCGTCGCCCCCTTCAACGTGACCGGCGCCACCAAGGGCGGCGAAGGCCTCTGGAAGGACGTCATCACCACCAAGGGCCAGGTCTCCACCGACAAGAAGTCGCCGTGGGTCACCGACACCCTCACCCTCCCGGAAGACAATCCGTGGAAGGCCAACATCCGCTTCGGCGGCTTCGACTTCATCGACGAGGACAGCGCCGCGCTCTCCACCTGGAATGGCGACGTGTGGGTCGTGAAGGGCCTGAAGGGCGACTGGAGCAAGCTGGCGTGGAAGCGCTACGCCGCCGGTCTCTTCGAGCCGCTCGGCGTGAAGGTCGTCGACGGTGCCATCTTCGTCCACGGCCGTGACCAGATCACGAAGCTGTCCGACCTGAACAAGGACGGCGAGGCCGACCGCTTCGAGTGCTTCTTCAATGGCGTGGCCGTTTCGCCGAACTTCCACGAGTTCGCCTTCGACCTCCAGACCGACTCGAACGGCGACTTCTACTTCTCGAAGGCCGCACCGGTCCGCCCCGGCGGCCGTGGCTTCGACACCATCTTCCCGCACCACGGCACCGTGATGCGCCTGTCGAAGGACGCCTCGAGCTTCGAGGTGGTCGCGACCGGCCTGCGCGCCCCGGGCGGCGTGGGTGTCGGCCCGAATGGCGAGATCACCACCGGTGAGAACGAGGGATCCTGGCAGCCCTGCTGCAAGATCAACTACATGAAGAAGGACCAGCGTCCGCTCTTCTTCGGCACCGAGCCGAGCCGCCAGGGCCTGAAGGATGCCAAGTACACCGAGCCGCTCTGCTACCTGCCTATGGACGTGGACAACTCCGGCGGCTCCCAGGTCTGGGTGCCGAAGGGCGTGAAATTCGGCCTGAAGGAAGGCGAGATGATCCACCTTTCCTACGGCCAGTCCACGCTCTACCGCGTGCTCTTCTCCGACGTGGGTGACACGCTGCAAGGCGGCGTGGTGAAGATCCCGGCCAAGCTCGGCTCCTCCGCCATGCGCGCCCGCTTCCACAAGGACGGCTCGCTCTACGTGGCCGGCTTCCGCGGCTGGCAGACGAATGCCGCCGCCGAGTGCGCCGTGCAGCGCGTCCGCTACACCGGCGCGACCGTCACCATCCCGGACAAGCTCGAGATCACCGAAAAGGGCGTGCGCATCCACTTCGAAACCGAGCTGGACGAAGAACTCGCCACCGACCCGGAAAGCTACTCGGCCCAGCGCTGGGACTACGTCCGCGGCCCGCAATACGGCTCCGGCGAGTTCTCGGTGGACAATGTCGACAAGCCGGCCCGCGAAGTGGCCCTCCAGAAGGAGTCCAAGGAGCACCACAAGCGTGACACCGTGAAGGTCACCGCCGCTCGCCTGCTGAAGGATGGCAAGACCGTTGAAATCGACCTCGAAGGCCACAAGCCCTCGATGTCGCTGAAGGTGGCATGGGACCTCGAGGACGCCGATGGCGAAGTCCTCCAGGGCGACATCCACTGCACCGTCCGCGCGATGGGCAAGTAA
- a CDS encoding choice-of-anchor M domain-containing protein, which produces MKTTIPTLAIAALLASPAHSALYTSGHADYGIGYENGDFHFHFHAEGATVDGIERDDEEFDIPDVITVVSSGAMLSLPIDFAPLGAQTGDIIWVLPEVENMTLPFLGLATEELSTSEWGDITFSLGAVTSPSGNGEFALWQSGSLGDLLLRMSTSDPSADALTLLPGSHAHYNYGFTEAGIWQIEMTVSGTHVTDGFKSATETLTFHVIPEPSVFLLGGLGLAGLVLRRRR; this is translated from the coding sequence ATGAAAACGACCATTCCCACCCTCGCCATCGCGGCGCTCCTCGCGTCCCCGGCCCACTCCGCCCTCTACACCAGCGGCCATGCCGACTACGGCATCGGCTATGAAAACGGCGACTTCCATTTCCACTTCCATGCCGAGGGCGCGACCGTCGATGGCATCGAGCGGGATGACGAGGAGTTCGACATTCCGGATGTGATCACGGTGGTCTCCTCCGGGGCCATGCTATCGCTGCCGATCGACTTCGCTCCGCTGGGCGCACAGACCGGAGACATCATCTGGGTGCTGCCCGAGGTGGAGAACATGACGCTGCCCTTCCTCGGGCTGGCGACCGAGGAGCTGAGCACGTCCGAATGGGGCGACATCACCTTCAGCCTGGGTGCCGTCACTTCGCCGAGCGGGAATGGCGAGTTCGCGCTCTGGCAGTCCGGCTCCCTCGGCGATCTGCTGCTGCGCATGTCCACCTCCGATCCCAGCGCGGACGCGCTGACGCTGCTGCCCGGCAGCCATGCCCACTACAACTACGGCTTCACCGAGGCTGGCATCTGGCAAATCGAGATGACCGTCAGCGGCACGCATGTCACGGATGGCTTCAAGAGCGCGACCGAGACGCTCACCTTCCACGTCATCCCGGAGCCGTCGGTATTCCTGCTCGGCGGACTCGGCCTTGCCGGACTCGTGTTGCGCCGTCGCCGCTGA
- a CDS encoding c-type cytochrome, which produces MKQVPFFVSVLSAALTAGSARAELAATFESGGAKDTRADRLPALYVKAGESPTPFLPGGEFSVTWTGKLVLAERQRLSFSFEGEGKATLTIDGEEVHTEDGTLGATASKSTRFNKGEHDITIVYRSKADGSGRFRLFWEERAFPKQSVPPTVFKTEAMEEDLARKGRLLFAENHCSKCHMGAAGMTELTEFGPMLLASGSRLNEQWIAEWLANPSAFRHDTRMPDLIDESTPAGKQQAADLAAWLMTQKVGEAPPAPDKALAQKGGEHFHRLGCVACHTPAGSEGDPNRVPLSNVAFKFQPGALSGFLKKPDAWYAHIGMPDFALSDAEADQIAAFLLDESSKTERKPSTFPKGDPAKGMEIATALNCGSCHAGTGAMNVTLPTTDAIFKKDWAAAGCVSATPGPKAPRLALDDADRAALVAFSKKGMAPLTRHVPSEYAASKVKALHCTSCHGMDGHASLLDTRHVETKSLVAHVAGENEKLDQSRPHLTYIGEMLHSSYIEGMLTGKPTGGRPRPWLDMRMPGYTSYATGLADGLARLHGVVPGKAEPVQIDAALAEIGKKIASSEGFGCTTCHGVGPVKPSAAFEVEGVNFALSHERLRKEWYIRWMDNPTSVTPGSKMPRYSDEGKSQRPELDGDANKQFEAIWNYIQKP; this is translated from the coding sequence ATGAAACAGGTTCCCTTCTTCGTTTCCGTCCTGTCCGCCGCCCTGACGGCCGGGTCCGCCCGTGCCGAGCTCGCCGCGACCTTCGAGTCAGGCGGGGCGAAGGACACCCGTGCCGATCGTTTGCCGGCCTTGTACGTCAAGGCGGGCGAGTCCCCGACGCCCTTCCTCCCCGGAGGTGAATTCAGCGTGACGTGGACGGGCAAGCTCGTGCTGGCCGAGCGCCAGCGCCTTTCGTTCTCCTTCGAGGGCGAGGGCAAGGCGACGCTCACCATCGACGGCGAAGAAGTGCACACCGAGGACGGCACGCTGGGCGCGACCGCCTCGAAGAGCACCCGCTTCAACAAGGGGGAGCATGACATCACCATCGTTTACCGCTCGAAAGCCGACGGATCCGGCCGCTTCCGCCTTTTCTGGGAGGAGCGCGCATTCCCGAAGCAGAGCGTCCCGCCGACGGTCTTCAAGACCGAGGCCATGGAAGAAGACCTGGCCCGCAAGGGCCGGCTCCTCTTCGCGGAGAATCACTGCTCGAAGTGCCACATGGGCGCGGCAGGCATGACCGAGCTCACGGAATTCGGCCCCATGCTTCTCGCGTCCGGGTCCCGCCTGAATGAGCAGTGGATCGCGGAGTGGCTGGCGAATCCATCCGCCTTCCGCCACGACACCCGGATGCCGGATCTGATCGACGAATCGACCCCCGCAGGGAAGCAGCAGGCCGCGGACCTCGCCGCCTGGCTGATGACCCAGAAGGTGGGCGAAGCGCCCCCTGCCCCGGACAAGGCCCTCGCCCAGAAGGGCGGCGAGCACTTCCACCGTCTCGGCTGCGTGGCCTGCCACACCCCGGCGGGCAGCGAGGGAGATCCGAACCGGGTGCCCCTTTCCAATGTCGCTTTCAAGTTCCAGCCCGGAGCGCTGTCCGGCTTCCTGAAGAAGCCCGATGCCTGGTACGCCCACATCGGCATGCCTGACTTCGCGCTGAGCGATGCCGAGGCGGACCAGATCGCGGCCTTCCTGCTGGATGAGTCCTCCAAGACGGAGCGCAAGCCATCCACCTTCCCGAAGGGCGACCCTGCCAAGGGCATGGAGATCGCCACCGCCCTGAATTGCGGCTCCTGCCATGCCGGCACCGGAGCCATGAATGTGACCCTGCCGACCACGGACGCCATCTTCAAGAAGGACTGGGCCGCCGCAGGCTGCGTCTCCGCCACCCCGGGACCGAAGGCCCCGCGCCTGGCGCTGGACGATGCCGACCGCGCCGCGCTGGTCGCCTTCTCGAAGAAGGGCATGGCGCCGCTGACCCGCCACGTGCCATCCGAGTATGCCGCGTCGAAGGTGAAGGCACTGCATTGCACGAGCTGCCACGGCATGGACGGCCACGCCTCGCTGCTGGATACCCGCCACGTCGAGACGAAGTCACTCGTCGCCCACGTGGCCGGTGAGAATGAGAAGCTCGACCAATCCCGCCCGCACCTCACCTACATCGGCGAGATGCTTCACTCGTCCTACATCGAGGGAATGCTGACCGGCAAGCCGACCGGCGGCCGCCCGCGCCCGTGGCTGGACATGCGGATGCCCGGCTACACCTCGTACGCCACCGGCCTGGCCGATGGTCTCGCCCGCCTCCACGGCGTGGTGCCCGGCAAGGCGGAGCCCGTCCAGATCGACGCCGCGCTCGCCGAAATCGGCAAGAAGATCGCCAGCAGCGAAGGCTTCGGCTGCACCACCTGCCACGGCGTGGGCCCGGTGAAGCCGAGCGCCGCCTTCGAGGTGGAGGGTGTGAATTTCGCCCTGAGCCACGAGCGCCTGCGCAAGGAGTGGTACATCCGCTGGATGGACAATCCGACCTCGGTCACCCCGGGCTCGAAAATGCCGCGCTACAGTGACGAAGGAAAGTCCCAGCGTCCGGAGCTGGATGGCGACGCCAACAAGCAATTCGAGGCGATCTGGAACTACATCCAGAAGCCCTGA